The Diorhabda sublineata isolate icDioSubl1.1 chromosome 6, icDioSubl1.1, whole genome shotgun sequence genome includes a window with the following:
- the LOC130445520 gene encoding gastrula zinc finger protein XlCGF26.1-like, with amino-acid sequence MESWRSYATICRLCLQKDGFMLGIFNHIQGKDKSIYKKIMDCTALQISYGDGLPNVICHRCLYKIEFCLEFRQLCFMSDATLRQISSAAKENGSDSLNGNSSQFSAYEQLGAQENGENVVMVVDPNTFDYETDVESEKEIVISDTENGESNDVEPEPEQESEGRGVSMCKYCDHAFTDKNECQNHETNAHNSETPYNCGSCYMSFADRVVYSAHLKSVHKNDKPYNCPQCNRTFARRSDLRKHTIVHTGVKPFTCTICFKSFSRNTNLSKHMRIHSGSKPFVCPKCPKTFTSKGDLSRHALIHNGQKPFSCNYCPLSFGRRDKLQRHEKRHFPQRTEDKSQELQMMRENLSIFSTVIEKKPEEQTEGSSENMVINLDPFNHNEYNTETTPQRGGNTEIGQSMETKKDETVPVENEPVLQEKPFRCSQCTKRFSKAENLLSHQAIHSEDRPFGCHICNKSFIRKRELDRHVATHSGMKPFKCPRCSKSFGRKDKMMRHVRIHDVNKTFTCKICGNTFNRRDSLHQHMKIHATKETAETEIGPE; translated from the exons ATGGAGTCCTGGAGGAGTTACGCAACAATTTGTAGATTATGCTTGCAAAAAGACGGGTTTATGTTGGGCATTTTCAATCATATCCAAGGTAAAGATAAGAGTATTTATAAGAAGATAATGGATTGCACTGCACTTCAG atATCTTACGGTGACGGTTTACCGAACGTAATTTGCCACAGGTGTttgtataaaatagaattttgtcTGGAATTTCGTCAATTATGTTTTATGTCGGACGCCACACTTCGTCAAATAAGTTCGGCTGCAAAAGAAAACGGATCGGATAGTTTAAATGGAAATTCATCACAATTTTCCGCTTACGAACAATTAGGAGCCCAAGAGAATGGAGAAAATGTGGTTATGGTGGTGGATCCGAATACCTTCGACTACGAAACTGACGTAGAATCCGAGAAAGAAATTGTTATAAGCGATACAGAAAACGGGGAATCTAACGACGTCGAACCCGAACCCGAGCAAGAATCTGAAGGAAGGGGAGTTAGTATGTGCAAATACTGCGATCACGCGTTTACTGATAAAAACGAATGCCAAAATCACGAAACTAATGCACATAATAGCGAAACTCCCTACAATTGCGGTAGTTGTTACATGAGTTTCGCCGATAGGGTCGTATATTCCGCCCATTTGAAAAGTGTCCATAAGAACGACAAACCCTATAACTGCCCCCAATGTAACAGAACATTTGCCAG ACGATCGGATCTGCGTAAACATACGATAGTCCACACGGGCGTTAAACCTTTCACTTGCACCATTTGCTTCAAATCCTTCTCTAGAAACACGAATTTATCCAAACATATGAGAATCCATTCCGGTTCCAAACCGTTCGTTTGTCCCAAATGCCCGAAAACCTTCACTTCCAAAGGAGATTTGTCCCGACACGCCCTAATTCACAACGGACAGAAACCTTTCAGTTGCAATTACTGCCCTTTGAGTTTTGGAAGAAGGGACAAGTTGCAGAGACACGAAAAACGTCATTTTCCTCAACGCACTGAGGATAAATCTCAAGAGCTGCAAATGATGAGGGAAAATCTGTCGATTTTTTCAACTGTTATTGAAAAGAAGCCGGAAGAACAAACGGAAG GATCCTCGGAAAATATGGTGATAAATTTGGATCCTTTCAATCACAACGAATACAATACGGAAACTACCCCGCAACGAGGGGGAAATACAGAAATTGGACAATCGATGGAAACGAAGAAAGATGAGACCGTTCCGGTTGAAAACGAACCCGTTCTACAGGAAAAACCTTTCAG ATGTTCCCAATGCACGAAACGGTTTTCCAAAGCCGAAAATCTGTTGTCCCATCAAGCGATTCATTCGGAAGATAGACCGTTCGGTTGCCACATTTGTAATAAATCTTTTATCAGGAAAAGGGAGTTGGACAGACACGTCGCCACACATTCCGGCATGAAACCGTTCAAATGTCCGAG ATGTAGCAAAAGTTTCGGTCGCAAAGATAAAATGATGAGACACGTTCGAATTCATGACGTAAATAAAACGTTTACTTGTAAAATTTGCGGTAACACGTTCAATAGAAGAGACAGTCTTCATCAGCACATGAAGATTCACGCTACCAAAGAGACTGCGGAAACCGAAATTGGACccgaataa
- the LOC130445516 gene encoding beta-1,4-glucuronyltransferase 1-like, whose protein sequence is MYTNRKSYILKLLLVVFVVYGFVHVFTNSAVPVIREMQESGRNLAALGSANLGSSGFEDITVKDIIPAVDPIKNYIETHQNVVMDVQPSKPVPSIIDKVREVTKCVDKPMVPKIQQRGDYWVLYNYITAEISHRCHESITYTTHADFSFMDNLVPLLERWNGPISIALHAPGTDFQNTIDSIAYLRDCTTPMVKELVTFHIYFSTKHVPKEVPKEDSLFAEPYNCSLVPPFMNFSSENMYKAQKKLLYPVNVGRNVAREMAQTHFILPSDIELYPSPNVIEKFLAMIAENKGPLLNKNPRVFPLTIFEVSANQQVPENKTQLREMLANGTAIPFHKKLCPGCHTVPKAKEWQSANETEGLHVFHVGKRNGKFVHWEPIFIGTHADPLYDERLSWEGKMDKMTQGYALCVLNYDFMILDNAFLVHKPGIKIYKKDPRRAMLAGKTHQLINKIIFPELKVLYGVRKGCAV, encoded by the exons ATGTATACCAACCGAAAATcttacattttaaaattactgCTGGTAGTATTCGTCGTATATGGATTCGTTCACGTTTTTACCAACTCGGCAGTACCCGTTATCAGAGAAATGCAAGAATCCGGTAGGAATCTTGCCGCTCTCGGTAGTGCCAACCTCGGTTCCTCAGGTTTCGAAGATATTACTGTCAAGGACATAATACCCGCCGTCGATCCgatcaaaaattatatagaaaccCATCAAAAT GTTGTGATGGATGTACAACCATCAAAACCCGTTCCATCAATCATAGATAAAGTAAGGGAGGTAACAAAATGCGTAGACAAACCTATGGTACCGAAAATTCAACAACGAGGCGATTATTGGGTCCTTTACAATTACATAACAGCCGAAATAAGTCACAG ATGCCATGAAAGTATAACATACACAACCCACGCTGATTTTTCCTTTATGGATAACTTGGTGCCATTGCTGGAACGATGGAACGGGCCAATCAGTATAGCTCTACACGCTCCGGGAActgattttcaaaatactatcGACTCCATAGCATACCTCAGGGATTGTACCACGCCCATGGTGAAAGAATTGGTTACTTTCCACATTTATTTCAGTACCAAACACGTTCCTAAAGAG GTTCCCAAGGAAGATTCCTTATTCGCGGAACCTTACAACTGTTCGCTGGTCCCTCCTTTCATGAATTTCTCCAGCGAAAATATGTACAAGGCTCAGAAGAAGCTTCTGTATCCCGTAAACGTCGGTAGGAACGTGGCTCGAGAAATGGCTCAAACACATTTCATCTTACCGTCAGATATCGAACTGTatcctagtcctaacgtaataGAAAAGTTCCTAGCGATGATCGCTGAAAATAAAGGACCTCTACTCAACAAAAATCCTAGG GTTTTCCCTCTTACGATATTCGAAGTAAGCGCCAATCAACAAGTACCAGAAAATAAGACTCAGCTCCGCGAAATGTTGGCTAACGGTACCGCTATACCGTTCCACAAAAAATTATGTCCAGGTTGCCACACCGTTCCCAAAGCTAAAGAATGGCAATCCGCTAACGAAACGGAAGGTTTGCACGTGTTTCACGTTGGTAAACGGAACGGGAAATTCGTCCATTGGGAACCGATATTCATAGGAACCCATGCTGATCCTTTATACGACGAAAGACTCAGTTGGGAGGGAAAGATGGATAAAATGACACAG GGTTATGCGTTGTGTGTTTTGAATTACGACTTCATGATTCTCGACAACGCTTTCCTAGTCCACAAACCGGGCATCAAGATCTACAAGAAAGATCCGAGACGCGCGATGTTGGCGGGGAAAACCCATCAActcatcaataaaataattttcccaGAACTAAAGGTCCTTTACGGGGTTAGAAAAGGCTGTGCTGTTTAA